In the genome of Abyssalbus ytuae, the window GCACGGTCGTACACTACTTTACTCCCACGGCTTACCGACCCGGTTTCCAGAAAGTAAATGCCCAAACGCTCGCCCCCGTATACTATATGGTTGGTGCCCACGCCTCGCTTGCGCATTTCCATAAGGGCACAGTGGCCTATATCGTTCTGGGGGAGGCGGGTAACAAATTCTACCGGTAATCCGTAGTTGGACAGGGATACCGCTACATTGGACTCCCCGCCGCCGTAGATTACTTCAAACTCCGTGGCCTGTGAAAAACGCAAATGGCCCTTAGGGGCTAAACGTAGCATGATCTCACCGAAGGTTATAATCTTTTTCAATTTATTTTAAATTTATTTTATGGTTGTTTCAGATTTGTATTGTAGAACAGAGGGGAAATTAAAATATTCCCTTGCGTTATAATAGCAAATGTCCTGTATTATCTTGCCTGCCCATTTAATGTCATCGGGCAGTTCTCCTTTTTTTACATCATTTCCAAAAATATTACACAATATTCTTCTGAAATATTCATGTCTTGGAAAAGACATAAAACTTCTGCTATCAGTAAGCATCCCTACCGAACAGCTAAGCAATGCCATATTAGACAAGGCATTAATTTGTTTGGTGATACCGTCTTTTTGGTCTAAAAACCACCACGCTGCTCCAAACTGTACCTTTCCTTTTATATCTTCTGAACTGAAATTTCCCGACATAGTGGCGAATACTTCATTATCAGAAGGGTTTACATTGTAGAGTATGGTTTTAGGTAAACTATTTTCATTATTCAGTCCGTTAAGAAATTCACCCAAAGCTTCGGCATGTTGAAAATCTCCAATACTGTCAGCCCCGGCATTAGCACCAATTTTTACTAACAATGCTTCATTTACATTACGCACCGGTCCCAAATGCAACTGCATTACCCATCCTTTTTCATGATACATCTTTCCGAGGTAATGAAGCAAGGCTGATTTGTATGTTAATACTTCATCATGAGATATGGTTTCTTTTTTCAATTTCTTTTTTAAAACACTATCAGCTTCTTTATAAGTAAACTTTTTTGAATAAACATATGGCAAGCCGTGATCGGATAATCTGCATCCATGCAAATGAAAATAATTTATCCTGCTTTGAAGCGCTTCCAGAAGTGTTTCAAAAGAGGTGATGGAAGTTGAAGCTGCCCCGGCTAAATCTTCTACGTACTTATTGAATTCCGGCTTATCTATTTCTAAAATATTATCAGGCCTGAATGTAGGTAATACTTTTACCTCAAAATCCCCTTCAGCACATTTTTCATGGCTGGACAGGTTATCTACAGGATCATCAGTAGTACACACCACCTTTACCTTCATTTTTTTTATAAGGTTTCCTGCTGAAAACTCAGGAGTTGAGATAAGTTCATTACAGTGATCGTAAATTTTACGGGCTGTTTCAGGCTTTAAAAGGTAAGGTATATTGAAATATCTTTTAAGTTCGAGATGACTCCAGTGAAAGAGTGGATTTCTTAACGTATAAGGCACGGTATAGGCCCACTTTTCAAACTTATCTCTGTCAGGCGCATTACCGCTGATATATTTTTCTTCTATGCCTAACATTCGCATGGCCCGCCATTTATAATGATCCCCTTCTATCCATAATTCGGTCAGATTAGCAAACTGTTTGTTGTAAGCTATATAATCGGGTGATAAATGACTGTGATAATCTATCAGAGGCATTTTTTTTGCATAATCATGATATAATTCCTTTGCTGTTTTAGTTTCCAGTAAAAAGTCATCATGAATAAATTTCTCCATTGTTTTTTTATATTATTGTATATTAAAAGTAGCTTCCACAGGTTTTGACAGACCTAAATCTACAGAACGTTGGCCAGGGCTGGTGCCCCCCACAAAAACTTTAAACTCTCCTGCTTCCAAAACCTTTTCACCCTCATTGTTAACCAGTTTCATCATTTGGGGTAAGATAGTAAAGGAGACTTCTTTAGAAGCTCCGGGTTCTAATGTAATACGTTTAATTCCGTATAATTGAGAAAGAGGCACCTCTACTGATGCTTGGGTATCTGACAAATACATCTGGACCACTTCATCAGATTTTATTTTGCCGCTATTTGTTACTTTAACCGCTACTGTAACAGTATCTCCTTTTTTTATTTGCATTGAAGATAATACAGGGGTATCATACCGGAATGATGTATAGCTCAGGCCATACCCAAAAGGATATAACGGAGCAGCTTTCATGTACTTGTAGGTACGTCCTTTCATTGAATAATCTTCATAATCAGGCAACTGATCCAATGATTTTGGAAAAGTGATGGGTAAACGGCCTGACGGAGAAATTTTACCAAAAAGAACATCTGCTACGGCATTACCGCCTTCTTCACCCGGATACCAGGCTAATAAAACAGCGTCAGCTAATTCATGGACCTCAGCTAAATTCATAGGGCTTCCTCCCGTTATAATTGCTACAATGGGCCTGTCACCGGCAGAATTCCTGAGTTTTTGTAAGTATTTAATTTGATTTTGGGGCAGATTATAGTCTAATCTGTCACCTGCTGTAGCAGATGCTAAGGATTCTCCTTCTTCTCCTTCTAATAAACTTGAGATGCCTAAAACCGCAATGGTAACATCGCTATTTCTGGCATTTCCAGTAGCATAATCCATCGGGTTAACCGGGTCTCTGTCTAACATGGCTCCCATTCTGTACTGTAACTGGCTAGCCGGATCAATGGCTCCTGCAATACCTTCGAGAATTGTTACCATTTTGGGGTTTACTCCGTAGTAATTACCCAAAAGAATATCAGTATTTGCAGCATTGGGGCCTGTTATAAAGTATTTGGAAAGATCATTTTTTAAAGGAAGTACTCCATTGTTTTTTAATAATACTATTCCTTTTTGGGCTACTTCCCTGGCCAGTGCCCTGTGTTTTTCACTGTTTACTACTTCAATAGAAATATTATTATACGGATTGTCCTCTTTTTTATCAAAGAGGCCTAATTTAAATCGTGTTTTAAGTAAAATTGCCAGTTGCTCATCAATTTCTTTTTCTGTTACAAGATTTTCTTCTACAGCTTTAACCAGACCGGGATAATAAGTGCTTCCGCAGTTTAAACTTACCCCGCTTTTTAAAGCTAATGCAGCAGCTTCTGCCTGTGTTTTAACTACCGCATGCCCTTTTTCCTGTTCAAAAAAATCTTCCAGGGCCCAACAATCACTCAGTATATGGCCTTCAAAGTTCCATTTGTTTCTAAGAACATCCGTAATTAAATAATTATTAGCACAACAAGGTTCGCCATTTGTACTGTTATATGCACACATTACAGCTTCCACATCAGCTTCAACCAAAGCCTCAAATGCAGGCAAATATGTTTCCCACATATCTTTTGCAGAAGCAACAGCATTAAATTGATGCCTTAGTTTTTCAGGTCCGCTATGAACTGCAAAATGTTTTGCACAGGCTGCTGTTTTTAAATATTTAGGATTATCGCCCTGCAAACCTTTCACAAAAGCTACCCCTATTTTTGAGGTTAAATAAGGATCTTCTCCATAAGTTTCCTGCCCTCTGCCCCATCTTGGGTCCCTGAATATATTAATATTAGGTGTCCAAAACGTTAGTCCTCCATATTGTTTATAGTACCTTTTTTCTGCGGCTGCATTATGCATTGCCCTGGCCTCATCTGAAATAGCCGAAGACACTTTGAAAGCTAAATCTTCATCAAAAGTTGCTCCTATTCCAATAGCCTGAGGGAAAACGGTTGCAATGCCGGACCTGCCTACTCCATGAAGGGCTTCATTCCACCAGCTATACGGGGGAATTCCCAATCTCTCTATAGCCGGGGTATTATGCATCATTTGCTGTGCTTTTTCTTCTAAAGTCAATCTGCTAATTAAATCCCGGATACGTTCTTCAGATGACAAAGCAGCATCATAAAAAGGCAGACTATCAAATAAAGGGTTTTGAGTTTCAACAGGTTTTATTTCTTTCTTGTGCTCCGTTTTCCCCTTATTGCATGATATAAGAAAAAGCAATAAAAACAGTGGGAAAAATAGTTTAATGGTAAATCTCATTCTTTTTATTATTGGTTAGTGATTAATAATCATCTTTTTTGAAAAATACGCCGAAGATGAAAACCTGAAACATTTTTTTACTTATGTTTCATAGCCAAATTAAGCATAAAAAATTAATTAACGCAACCGATTGCGTAAAATATTTGCCAGTCATTGTTTTTTTTATTTAATTTACTTTCTAATCAATAAATACACACATGTTGTCGCATATAAAAATGGCATTTATCTTACAAAAAGCCAGGCTTTTTTTATCTTTCTTCATTGTTGTAACTTTCTCACAAACCTATGCTAACAACGGTTATGATTTATGGTTGCAATACAAGAAAACAGAAAATAACAATTTGTTATCTCATTATAAATCTACAGTTAAAAGTATTGTAGTATTCGGAACTTCTAAAACCATAGAAATCTCGGCCCGGGAACTTAAAAAAGGTTTATCCGGCATGCTAGGTCAGACCATCCCGAAAACCAGTAATATTGAAAGTGATAATGTAATTGTTATTTCTTCTTTGTCAAATTTAGAGAAAAATTTTTTGCCCCTTATTGAAAACGATTTCGTAAATCTTCCTGATGAAGGATTCCTGATAAAATCAGTTAAATACAGGAATAAAAATTTAACATTAATCATTTCAAAAAATGACATTGGAGTACTCTATGGAAGTTTTGCCTTTCTCAGGTTATTGCAAACCAATCAACGTATAGATAATTTAAATATTAAAGATGCACCCAGACTTAAACACAGACTATTAAATCATTGGGATAATCCGGACAGAACAGTAGAAAGAGGGTATGCAGGTTTTTCTATCTGGAACTGGCACAAATTACCCGAATATATTGACCAAAGATATATTGATTATGCACGGGCAAATGCCTCGGTGGGAATTAACGGTACAGTGTTAACCAATGTCAACGCAAATGCCTTGATATTAACTCCTGAATATCTGGAGAAAGTAGAAGCTTTGGCAAATGTATTTCGCCCTTATGGCATAAAAGTCTATTTAACCGCACGTTTTTCTGCTCCAATACAGATAGGAAAGCTGGAAACTGCCGATCCTTTAGATGAAAAAGTACAACAATGGTGGAAAAACAAGGCAAAGGAAATATATGAAAGAATTCCCGATTTCGGAGGTTTTCTGGTAAAAGCGAATTCCGAAGGTCAACCCGGACCACAAAATTACAGGCGAAATCATGTTGACGGAGCAAATATGCTTGCCGATGCAGTAGCTCCTTACGGGGGAATTGTAATGTGGCGGGCTTTTGTATATTCCGAACATGATCCTACTGACAGGGCAAAACAGGCCTACAGTGAATTTGTTCCTTACGATGGGCAATTCAGGAATAATGTAATGGTTCAGGTAAAAAACGGGGCTATTGATTTTCAACCACGGGAACCATTTCATCCAATGTTCGGCGCCATGCCCCATACTCCGCTTACGATGGAATTCCAAATAACTCAGGAATATTTAGGCTTTAGCACTCATTTAGTGTATCTGCCAAAATTGTATGAAGAAGTTTTACAGGCAGACACCTATGCTCAGGGAAAAGGGTCAACCGTGGCTAAAGTAATTGACGGGTCTTTACATAATAATTCATTAACAGGGATGGCCGGAGTTTCTAATATAGGCAATGATATTAATTGGACAGGCCATCATTTTGCACAGGCCAATTGGTATGGTTATGGACGGTTGGCATGGAATCCTTACTTATCTGCCGAAAAAATTGCCGAGGAATGGATTCGTTGCACCTTTAGCAATTCTGAAGAATTTGTAGATACCATAAAAAGAATGATGATAAAATCACGTGAAACTGTTGTTAATTATATGACACCATACGGGTTGCACCATATAATGGGAACCGGACACCATTACGGTCCTGCTCCATGGGTAAGCAATTTGCCAAGACCCGAATGGAATCCTGTTTATTACCACAAGGCCGATGGTTACGGCATAGGATTTAACAGGACAAAAAGTGGCAGTAACGCAACCTCACAATATTTTCCTGAAGTTGAAAAAATGTATGATAAGGCAAAAACCACTCCTGAGAAAGATTTACTGTGGTTTCATCATCTGCCCTGGGATTATAAACTGAAAAACGAATTAACCCTGTGGGAAGGCATTGCTATGAAATACCAGCAAGGGGTAAATGAAGTATACGAAATGCTTACTACCTGGGAAAAGATGAAAAAATATATTGACAATGAACGGTATAACGACGTAAAAATGTCATTGGAAATTCAACTAAAAGAAGCTAAATGGTGGCGGGACGCATGTTTACTGTATTTTCAGCAATTCTCTGAAATGCCA includes:
- the uxaC gene encoding glucuronate isomerase, whose product is MEKFIHDDFLLETKTAKELYHDYAKKMPLIDYHSHLSPDYIAYNKQFANLTELWIEGDHYKWRAMRMLGIEEKYISGNAPDRDKFEKWAYTVPYTLRNPLFHWSHLELKRYFNIPYLLKPETARKIYDHCNELISTPEFSAGNLIKKMKVKVVCTTDDPVDNLSSHEKCAEGDFEVKVLPTFRPDNILEIDKPEFNKYVEDLAGAASTSITSFETLLEALQSRINYFHLHGCRLSDHGLPYVYSKKFTYKEADSVLKKKLKKETISHDEVLTYKSALLHYLGKMYHEKGWVMQLHLGPVRNVNEALLVKIGANAGADSIGDFQHAEALGEFLNGLNNENSLPKTILYNVNPSDNEVFATMSGNFSSEDIKGKVQFGAAWWFLDQKDGITKQINALSNMALLSCSVGMLTDSRSFMSFPRHEYFRRILCNIFGNDVKKGELPDDIKWAGKIIQDICYYNAREYFNFPSVLQYKSETTIK
- a CDS encoding glycoside hydrolase family 3 C-terminal domain-containing protein, which codes for MRFTIKLFFPLFLLLFLISCNKGKTEHKKEIKPVETQNPLFDSLPFYDAALSSEERIRDLISRLTLEEKAQQMMHNTPAIERLGIPPYSWWNEALHGVGRSGIATVFPQAIGIGATFDEDLAFKVSSAISDEARAMHNAAAEKRYYKQYGGLTFWTPNINIFRDPRWGRGQETYGEDPYLTSKIGVAFVKGLQGDNPKYLKTAACAKHFAVHSGPEKLRHQFNAVASAKDMWETYLPAFEALVEADVEAVMCAYNSTNGEPCCANNYLITDVLRNKWNFEGHILSDCWALEDFFEQEKGHAVVKTQAEAAALALKSGVSLNCGSTYYPGLVKAVEENLVTEKEIDEQLAILLKTRFKLGLFDKKEDNPYNNISIEVVNSEKHRALAREVAQKGIVLLKNNGVLPLKNDLSKYFITGPNAANTDILLGNYYGVNPKMVTILEGIAGAIDPASQLQYRMGAMLDRDPVNPMDYATGNARNSDVTIAVLGISSLLEGEEGESLASATAGDRLDYNLPQNQIKYLQKLRNSAGDRPIVAIITGGSPMNLAEVHELADAVLLAWYPGEEGGNAVADVLFGKISPSGRLPITFPKSLDQLPDYEDYSMKGRTYKYMKAAPLYPFGYGLSYTSFRYDTPVLSSMQIKKGDTVTVAVKVTNSGKIKSDEVVQMYLSDTQASVEVPLSQLYGIKRITLEPGASKEVSFTILPQMMKLVNNEGEKVLEAGEFKVFVGGTSPGQRSVDLGLSKPVEATFNIQ
- a CDS encoding alpha-glucuronidase family glycosyl hydrolase, with product MAFILQKARLFLSFFIVVTFSQTYANNGYDLWLQYKKTENNNLLSHYKSTVKSIVVFGTSKTIEISARELKKGLSGMLGQTIPKTSNIESDNVIVISSLSNLEKNFLPLIENDFVNLPDEGFLIKSVKYRNKNLTLIISKNDIGVLYGSFAFLRLLQTNQRIDNLNIKDAPRLKHRLLNHWDNPDRTVERGYAGFSIWNWHKLPEYIDQRYIDYARANASVGINGTVLTNVNANALILTPEYLEKVEALANVFRPYGIKVYLTARFSAPIQIGKLETADPLDEKVQQWWKNKAKEIYERIPDFGGFLVKANSEGQPGPQNYRRNHVDGANMLADAVAPYGGIVMWRAFVYSEHDPTDRAKQAYSEFVPYDGQFRNNVMVQVKNGAIDFQPREPFHPMFGAMPHTPLTMEFQITQEYLGFSTHLVYLPKLYEEVLQADTYAQGKGSTVAKVIDGSLHNNSLTGMAGVSNIGNDINWTGHHFAQANWYGYGRLAWNPYLSAEKIAEEWIRCTFSNSEEFVDTIKRMMIKSRETVVNYMTPYGLHHIMGTGHHYGPAPWVSNLPRPEWNPVYYHKADGYGIGFNRTKSGSNATSQYFPEVEKMYDKAKTTPEKDLLWFHHLPWDYKLKNELTLWEGIAMKYQQGVNEVYEMLTTWEKMKKYIDNERYNDVKMSLEIQLKEAKWWRDACLLYFQQFSEMPLPDGVHAPNKNLDYYQSLKFPYAPGRG